One Halovivax ruber XH-70 genomic region harbors:
- a CDS encoding CARDB domain-containing protein: protein MRHCLSIVFVFLLVLSLPAMAVGPAAGASDGASSAPGDEQSTAAFATSDPSVHALSVVNERELARPSAATTRETIDESVELHQRPDEPGEFGAVATISIPEAVTRLELSVPSEAAVEATDGFTKIDSNTLEWDGETADPTVTLGVEANRQYREGGHRSTATAQRGEDLDFAETGEWGIVAVPQLSYGWQYRRGHSVAVERTASVDGEGAVGETIAVFGPVEEFVSEANGERHRLVVPEAADLAESPDAILGALNGAGQELDVGARNDEFFVVAAPVGEVDWRASGLQYGDSDAWVRADADLERPGNVWLHEYTHSRQPFAGVGNGTTAATRWLVEGQADYYAATLALELGYVEYDAFRRFVERGSRYPYDQGVLADPGTWADRETPYARGPLALLAMDREIRHATDGDRSLQGVFRRVGAAERPLELAEFYAAVEDVGGPDAVATAERVVEIETIPDTRSESAYRSLFAVEPTAFDTAFAEEAIAVTGPYRDGSIDEPGELVPGETAAIPITVTNVDATAGHYDAALAVDGEIVDATAGQLDAGVRTTETVAWTPSEPGTYELQVGDDRRTVTVEAAATATVTDLAVSDRSVDVGDDVTATAVVTGHPDRPSTREVTIRTPGGTVATETVHLAPGESTQVEATFTLHENGLNQVSAGDRQTLVGVGRIAGYAAEAEAALTSLSTTAIAGVTALVAALGSVLVARRRGILGDG, encoded by the coding sequence ATGCGACACTGTCTGTCGATCGTATTCGTCTTTCTTCTCGTGCTGTCGCTGCCCGCGATGGCCGTCGGGCCCGCAGCGGGCGCTTCGGATGGGGCGTCGAGCGCGCCGGGAGACGAGCAATCGACCGCCGCGTTTGCAACGTCGGATCCGTCAGTTCACGCCCTGTCAGTCGTGAACGAACGGGAACTGGCCCGCCCGAGCGCCGCAACGACGCGGGAGACGATCGACGAATCGGTCGAGCTTCACCAGCGGCCGGACGAGCCGGGCGAGTTCGGGGCGGTAGCGACGATTTCGATCCCCGAGGCTGTCACGCGCCTGGAGCTCTCCGTGCCGTCGGAAGCGGCGGTCGAGGCGACCGACGGGTTCACGAAGATCGATTCGAACACGCTCGAGTGGGACGGTGAAACGGCGGACCCGACGGTGACGCTCGGGGTCGAGGCGAATCGCCAGTACCGGGAGGGCGGCCATCGATCGACGGCGACCGCTCAGCGCGGCGAGGACCTCGACTTCGCCGAGACCGGCGAGTGGGGAATCGTCGCGGTTCCGCAGCTGTCCTACGGCTGGCAGTACCGACGCGGCCACTCGGTTGCTGTCGAGCGGACGGCGAGCGTCGACGGCGAGGGTGCCGTCGGCGAGACGATCGCCGTCTTCGGGCCCGTCGAGGAGTTCGTCTCCGAAGCCAACGGCGAGCGTCACCGGCTGGTGGTCCCCGAGGCGGCCGATCTCGCCGAGTCGCCGGACGCCATCCTCGGGGCGCTGAACGGAGCGGGCCAGGAGTTAGACGTCGGTGCACGAAACGACGAGTTCTTCGTCGTCGCGGCACCCGTTGGGGAGGTCGACTGGCGCGCCTCAGGCCTGCAGTACGGCGACAGTGACGCGTGGGTCCGGGCCGACGCCGACCTCGAACGGCCGGGGAACGTCTGGCTGCACGAGTACACCCACTCGCGCCAGCCGTTCGCGGGCGTCGGAAACGGCACGACGGCCGCCACACGGTGGCTCGTCGAGGGTCAGGCCGATTACTACGCTGCGACACTGGCACTCGAACTCGGATACGTCGAGTACGACGCGTTCCGCCGGTTCGTCGAACGAGGCTCCCGGTATCCCTACGACCAGGGTGTCCTCGCCGACCCCGGCACCTGGGCCGACAGGGAGACACCCTACGCTCGCGGCCCGCTCGCACTGCTGGCGATGGACCGCGAGATCAGACACGCCACCGACGGCGACCGCAGCCTGCAGGGAGTCTTCAGGCGGGTGGGCGCCGCGGAACGACCCCTCGAACTGGCCGAATTCTACGCGGCGGTCGAGGACGTCGGCGGCCCCGACGCTGTGGCGACGGCCGAACGCGTCGTCGAAATCGAGACGATCCCAGACACGCGCTCCGAGTCGGCGTATCGGTCGCTGTTCGCCGTCGAACCGACCGCGTTCGACACCGCCTTCGCCGAGGAGGCGATCGCCGTCACCGGTCCCTATCGCGACGGCTCCATCGACGAACCCGGTGAACTCGTCCCTGGCGAGACGGCGGCGATACCGATCACGGTCACGAACGTCGACGCGACGGCAGGGCACTACGACGCCGCACTCGCCGTCGACGGCGAGATCGTCGATGCGACCGCCGGCCAGCTGGACGCCGGAGTGCGAACGACCGAGACGGTCGCGTGGACGCCGTCGGAGCCTGGAACGTACGAATTGCAGGTCGGTGACGACCGTCGAACGGTCACCGTCGAGGCGGCGGCCACGGCGACCGTCACCGACCTCGCGGTCTCGGACCGCAGCGTCGACGTCGGCGACGACGTCACCGCGACGGCCGTCGTGACCGGCCATCCGGACCGGCCATCGACGCGCGAGGTGACCATCCGGACCCCCGGTGGCACCGTCGCCACGGAGACCGTTCACCTCGCTCCCGGAGAGTCGACACAGGTCGAGGCCACGTTCACGCTCCACGAGAACGGCCTGAACCAGGTGAGCGCCGGTGATCGGCAGACGCTGGTCGGTGTGGGGCGAATCGCCGGCTACGCCGCGGAGGCCGAAGCGGCGCTCACCTCACTCTCGACGACGGCTATCGCGGGCGTGACGGCGCTCGTCGCCGCCCTTGGCAGCGTGCTCGTCGCTCGACGGCGCGGCATCTTGGGAGACGGGTGA